A region from the Cannabis sativa cultivar Pink pepper isolate KNU-18-1 chromosome 9, ASM2916894v1, whole genome shotgun sequence genome encodes:
- the LOC115723350 gene encoding peroxiredoxin-2F, mitochondrial — protein sequence MASMVLKRSSYSGMRSMVGALSTGLRSYASLSVGTDIVSAAPDVSLQKARSWDEGVSTKFSTTPLKDIFKDKKVVIFGLPGAYTGVCSQQHVPSYKNNIDKFKAKGIDSVICVAVNDPFALNGWAEKLEAKDAIEFYGDFNGKFHKALELDKDLSVALLGPRSQRWSAYVVDGKIKSLNVEEAPSDFKVSGGDVILGQI from the exons ATGGCGTCTATGGTTCTGAAGCGAAGCTCTTACTCGGGAATGAGATCAATGGTGGGAGCTCTCTCAACCGGACTTAGGTCCTATGCATCGCTTTCAGTTGGGACTGACATAGTCTCGGCCGCACCAGATGTTTCCCTCCAGAAAGCTCGCAGCTGGGACGAAGGTGTCTCCACCAAGTTCTCAACTACTCCTCTTAAAGATATCTTTAAG GACAAGAAAGTTGTCATCTTTGGGCTCCCT GGTGCATATACTGGAGTTTGTTCTCAGCAACATGTGCCCAGTTACAAGAACAACATTGACAAGTTTAAGGCTAAAGGAATTGATTCTGTAATTTGTGTAGCTGTGAATGACCCGTTTGCTTTAAATGGCTGGGCAGAGAAACTTGAAGCCAAAGATGCT ATTGAGTTTTATGGGGATTTCAATGGGAAATTCCACAAGGCCTTGGAATTAGATAAAGATCTCTCTGTTGCATTGCTTGGGCCTCGCTCTCAAAG ATGGTCGGCATATGTGGTTGATGGGAAGATTAAGTCTCTTAATGTAGAGGAAGCACCCTCTGACTTCAAGGTTTCTGGTGGGGATGTTATTTTGGGACAAATCTAG
- the LOC115722514 gene encoding NEDD8-activating enzyme E1 catalytic subunit — MADTAVQPSRSRDLDKLLLRPGNLVGPSFEPGPELREDLKEYAKVLVVGAGGLGCELLKDLALSGFRELEVIDMDRIEVSNLNRQFLFRLEDVGKPKAEVAAKRVMERVSGVNIVPHFCRIEDKELSFFSNFSIIALGLDSIEARSYINAVVCGFLEYDSDDNPLEETVKPMVDGGTEGFKGHARVIMPGLTPCFECTIWLFPPQVKFPLCTLAETPRTAAHCIEYAHLIKWDEVHSGKAFDPDDPKHMKWVYDEAVKRAELFGIPGVTYSLTQGVVKNIIPAIASTNAIISAACAMETLKIASGCSKTLSNYLTYNGAEGLHTKVTEFVKDKDCLVCGPGVLVELDSSLTLEKFISLLEEHPKLQLSKASITHRGKNLYMQAPPVLEEMTRSNLSQPLFELMGKISKDVVHATGTVKKNDTKTSSLRKLRVVFKGVDEVADMDTAGGA; from the exons ATGGCAGACACTGCGGTACAACCAAGCCGATCGAGGGACCTCGACAAGCTCCTCCTCAGGCCTGGAAATCTCGTCGGACCCAGCTTCGAACCTGGCCCCGAA CTGAGGGAGGACCTTAAGGAGTATGCGAAAGTGTTGGTGGTAGGGGCTGGTGGATTAGGGTGTGAACTACTAAAAGACTTGGCTTTGTCTGGTTTTCGGGAGCTCGAAGTTATAGACATGGACCGCATTGAGGTCTCGAATCTCAATCGTCAATTTCTCTTCAG ACTCGAAGATGTCGGTAAGCCGAAGGCTGAGGTAGCTGCAAAACGTGTCATGGAAAGAGTTAGTGGTGTGAATATTGTGCCACACTTTTGCCGGATTGAAGACAAGGAGCTTTccttttttagtaattttagtaTTATTGCCCTCGGTCTCGATTCTATTGAGGCTCGAAGTTACATTAATGCCGTAGTATGTGGCTTTCTAG AGTACGATTCAGATGATAACCCACTAGAAGAAACAGTCAAACCTATGGTAGATGGCGGCACAGAAGGATTTAAAGGCCACGCAAGGGTCATTATGCCAGGGCTCACACCATGCTTTGAGTGTACCATCTGGCTTTTCCCACCTCAAGTGAAGTTTCCTTTATGCACCCTTGCAGAAACCCCTAGAACTGCCGCACATTGTATTGAATATGCCCACTTAATCAAATGGGATGAG GTTCATAGTGGGAAGGCCTTCGATCCTGATGACCCAAAGCATATGAAATGGGTTTATGATGAG GCTGTCAAGAGGGCTGAGCTTTTTGGTATTCCAGGTGTTACTTATTCTCTTACTCAG GGTGTTGTGAAGAATATCATACCGGCAATTGCTTCCACCAATGCAATTATTTCAGCTGCATGTGCAATGGAAACATTAAAGATTGCATCAGGATGCAGCAAAACTCTGTCAAACTACTTAAC ATACAATGGTGCTGAAGGTCTCCACACTAAAGTGACTGAATTTGTGAAGGACAAGGACTGTCTTGTATGTGGTCCGGGTGTTCTGGTTGAACTAGATTCTTCATTAACATTAGAGAAG TTCATAAGTTTACTCGAGGAACATCCAAAGCTGCAGTTGTCGAAGGCGAGCATCACACATCGAGGGAAGAACCTTTACATGCAGGCTCCTCCAGTACTTGAAGAAATGACCAGATCAAACCTAAGCCAACCACTTTTCGAATTGATGGGTAAAATTTCCAAGGATGTTGTCCATGCAACCGGTACAGTAAAAAAGAATGACACAAAGACCTCCAGTCTGAGAAAATTACGTGTTGTTTTCAAAGGAGTTGATGAAGTTGCAGATATGGATACAGCAGGTGGGGCATAA
- the LOC115723316 gene encoding uncharacterized protein LOC115723316 — protein sequence MEIAAGELEDDLFFKDLSKQISLLIMDEEEEEEEEEEEDPLANYPSVSFQAFSHVIHNNIPPAVQSHQFVYEQSCKRESSKGTGVFIPQSSQPRRKQRHGRSSFGSSYYAKSHRQSENNNNNYQNNTKIVVSHHHHQQVASSGSFKPKYSRV from the exons ATGGAAATTGCAGCAGGAGAATTAGAAGATGATTTGTTCTTTAAAGACTTAAGCAAGCAAATATCACTTCTTATCatggatgaagaagaagaagaagaagaagaagaagaagaggacccACTTGCCAATTACCCTTCAGTTTCTTTCCAG GCTTTTTCTCATGTAATCCATAATAATATTCCACCAGCTGTTCAATCTCATCAATTTgtgtatgaacaaagttgtaaAAGAGAAAGTAGCAAAGGGACTGGTGTGTTCATTCCTCAGTCTTCTCAGCCAAGAAGAAAGCAGAGACATGGGAGATCATCATTTGGGTCATCATACTATGCAAAATCTCACAGACAATctgaaaataataacaataattaccAAAACAACACAAAGATTGTTGtgtctcatcatcatcatcaacaagTGGCCTCAAGTGGCTCTTTTAAACCAAAATATAGCAGAGTATAG